From a single Paenibacillus sp. FSL R5-0345 genomic region:
- a CDS encoding stalk domain-containing protein, giving the protein MKNSKWISATLASALLATVGVGSVSAASIGSNVKSVATNQAAAKTAVKEGTATWNVNGTPIVFNTINSSGYKLYALNQVAGEIGAKLVLGAGGFELNDSKGLHNVQLKTGSKSYQVDGNTDTFTVAPVFYNGKTYVELTKLVYALGGELDADASTILSFARPEGLFDTLHWTAAGNLIANKSDAETAQLIKFSTEPGNYEVFSSNDSAVDFSVSPDGQWGAFNDETGLLNLINLSSGATKILGTDNSVKTDLVWSNDGKSIYFIQGDKQEKIAKVSVETGDVKSVLADKVENKSELRISTDEKSAVYIVNLTGVAKNDADSTEDSLTVDFSSAGEQLYKLDLATKDAKPAALTTTPDNKLYPEISADGSVVYLSADAEGNAANTLKVVKADGTSSKIALDVEVTWSTGVKNGLVVAGSAADGSTVVYSIDNNGAKTELFRSTEDVSEVAVSNDGSKLAIVSDGGVWVVQGGKALQLSK; this is encoded by the coding sequence TTGAAAAACAGTAAATGGATTAGCGCAACGTTGGCTTCAGCACTTCTTGCAACAGTAGGCGTTGGAAGTGTATCTGCAGCTAGCATCGGCAGTAATGTAAAATCTGTAGCTACCAATCAAGCCGCTGCAAAAACAGCAGTTAAAGAAGGTACAGCTACTTGGAATGTAAACGGTACGCCGATTGTGTTTAACACCATTAATAGCAGTGGTTACAAGCTGTACGCTCTGAATCAGGTAGCTGGTGAAATTGGAGCTAAGTTAGTACTTGGAGCTGGCGGGTTTGAACTTAATGACAGCAAAGGATTACATAATGTCCAACTCAAAACAGGCTCAAAGAGCTATCAAGTAGATGGTAATACCGATACGTTCACCGTTGCTCCAGTATTTTATAACGGTAAAACCTATGTGGAGCTTACTAAGTTAGTTTATGCATTAGGCGGAGAGCTGGATGCTGATGCTAGCACGATTTTAAGCTTTGCTCGTCCTGAAGGATTGTTTGATACTTTACACTGGACAGCAGCTGGAAATCTGATTGCGAACAAAAGTGATGCTGAAACTGCTCAACTTATCAAATTCAGCACTGAACCAGGTAACTACGAAGTATTTTCATCAAATGACAGTGCAGTGGATTTCTCGGTATCGCCGGATGGACAGTGGGGAGCTTTCAACGATGAGACTGGTTTGTTAAATCTGATTAACCTGTCGAGCGGAGCTACTAAGATACTGGGTACTGATAATAGCGTAAAAACAGATCTGGTATGGTCTAACGATGGTAAAAGCATTTACTTCATCCAAGGAGACAAACAAGAAAAAATTGCAAAAGTCTCAGTAGAAACTGGTGATGTAAAATCCGTATTGGCGGACAAGGTTGAAAATAAATCCGAACTGCGCATTTCCACTGACGAAAAGAGCGCCGTTTATATCGTTAACTTGACGGGTGTTGCTAAGAACGATGCGGACAGCACAGAAGATTCTCTTACTGTAGACTTCAGCTCTGCTGGAGAGCAGCTTTACAAGCTAGACCTGGCTACAAAAGATGCTAAACCAGCTGCACTGACAACTACACCGGATAACAAGCTGTACCCTGAAATTTCTGCTGATGGCAGCGTGGTTTATCTGAGCGCAGATGCTGAAGGTAACGCAGCTAACACATTGAAGGTTGTAAAAGCAGACGGAACAAGCAGCAAAATTGCACTTGATGTAGAAGTAACTTGGTCTACTGGCGTTAAGAACGGCTTGGTTGTGGCAGGTTCAGCGGCAGATGGAAGCACAGTAGTTTATTCCATTGATAACAATGGTGCTAAGACTGAGCTGTTCCGCTCCACTGAAGATGTATCTGAAGTAGCAGTTTCGAATGATGGAAGCAAGCTTGCTATCGTAAGTGACGGCGGTGTATGGGTAGTTCAAGGCGGTAAAGCGTTGCAACTGTCGAAATAA
- a CDS encoding mannitol dehydrogenase family protein — MLLLTRESIQSCAEAWKDADVELPQFDYKQVAENTRVRPEWVHFGAGNIFRGFVANAHQKLLELGKADTGIIAATSSDYELIDKIYKPYDHLTLLVLMNANGEFTKKVISSITEAVMANTNRAEDYCRLVEIFENPSLQMASFTITEKGYTLTDANGKYLDIVKKDMEQGPEQPSHSMSVIASLAYGRYLKGQYPMTFVSMDNCSHNGDMLKNSVITIAKAWAVKGLVEDEFVVYLEDESRITFPLSMIDKITPRPSEAVRNALQEQGIGGMDILITSRNAHTAPFVNAEVSEYLVIEDKFTNGRPLLEEAGIIFTDRETVNRVETMKVTTCLNPLHTALAVTGCLLGYTQISDEMQDQTLRSLVERIGYKEGLPVVVDPIILGPQQFLDEVLQERLTNPYIPDTPQRIATDTSQKVGIRYGETIKSYVLREDLNPADLTAIPLALAAWCRYLIGVDDEGNSFKLSPDPLMESLQAHLQGVTLGDSNSNVHEILDNQKIFGVPLYEIGLGSKIESYFYEMLKGPGAVRRTLEKHLNEELV; from the coding sequence ATGCTGCTTCTGACAAGAGAGAGTATTCAATCATGTGCAGAGGCATGGAAGGACGCTGACGTGGAGCTTCCTCAGTTTGATTATAAGCAGGTGGCGGAGAATACGCGCGTTAGGCCGGAATGGGTTCATTTTGGAGCGGGTAATATTTTTCGTGGATTTGTTGCAAATGCTCACCAGAAGCTGTTGGAGCTTGGAAAAGCAGATACAGGTATTATCGCCGCTACCTCCTCAGACTACGAGCTGATTGACAAGATTTATAAACCGTATGATCATTTAACACTTCTCGTATTAATGAATGCGAATGGCGAGTTTACGAAAAAGGTCATCAGCAGCATTACCGAGGCTGTAATGGCGAACACAAATCGAGCGGAGGATTACTGCCGTCTGGTTGAAATTTTTGAGAATCCGAGCCTGCAGATGGCCAGCTTCACCATTACAGAGAAAGGCTACACTTTAACAGATGCTAATGGAAAGTACCTTGATATTGTGAAAAAAGATATGGAGCAAGGGCCGGAGCAGCCTTCCCACAGCATGAGTGTGATCGCTTCACTTGCTTACGGTCGTTATCTTAAAGGGCAGTATCCGATGACTTTTGTTAGTATGGATAACTGTTCACACAACGGGGATATGCTGAAGAATAGCGTGATTACAATCGCCAAGGCATGGGCTGTAAAAGGACTTGTGGAGGATGAATTCGTAGTGTATCTCGAAGACGAGAGTCGGATAACATTCCCTTTGTCGATGATTGATAAAATCACACCTCGTCCGTCCGAGGCTGTACGTAATGCCTTACAGGAGCAAGGGATTGGCGGTATGGACATACTTATTACCTCGAGAAACGCTCATACCGCACCTTTCGTTAACGCAGAAGTTAGTGAATATCTGGTTATTGAGGATAAGTTTACGAATGGGCGACCTTTATTAGAAGAAGCGGGCATTATATTCACTGATCGTGAGACCGTGAACCGAGTTGAAACGATGAAGGTTACGACCTGTCTGAATCCCTTACATACTGCCTTAGCGGTTACTGGCTGTCTACTAGGCTACACGCAGATTTCGGATGAGATGCAGGATCAGACCCTACGTTCATTAGTCGAGAGGATTGGGTACAAGGAAGGATTGCCTGTAGTTGTAGATCCAATCATTCTAGGACCACAGCAATTCTTGGATGAAGTGCTGCAAGAGCGACTCACGAATCCATATATTCCGGACACCCCGCAGCGAATTGCGACAGATACGTCGCAGAAGGTGGGCATTCGTTATGGGGAAACGATCAAATCCTATGTACTACGAGAAGATCTTAATCCAGCTGACTTGACGGCGATTCCATTAGCCCTTGCTGCATGGTGCCGCTATTTGATCGGAGTGGATGATGAAGGGAATTCATTTAAGCTAAGTCCCGATCCTCTAATGGAGTCACTTCAAGCACATCTGCAGGGAGTGACTTTGGGAGATTCGAACTCTAATGTGCACGAGATTTTAGATAATCAGAAGATCTTTGGTGTACCTTTATATGAAATCGGTCTGGGTAGCAAGATTGAAAGTTACTTCTATGAGATGCTCAAAGGCCCAGGAGCTGTACGGAGAACGTTGGAAAAGCATTTAAATGAAGAGTTAGTGTAG
- the uxuA gene encoding mannonate dehydratase, whose amino-acid sequence MNMTWRWYGEGNDNITLDHIRQIPGVMGIVWSLHHKVAGEVWEMDEIQKVADQITGKGFSTAVVESVNVHDDIKIGLPTRDKYIDIYIDTIRKLAKVGTKVICYNFMPIFDWTRTELYKELPDGSNALFYENAAVNDNPRDMVNRILEGAGEFTMPGWEPERLAKLDELFAAYADVTEEKLFENLIYFLKRIIPVCEEVDIKMAIHPDDPAWPIFGLPRIVRSRDTIRRLLDAVDSPYNGLTFCTGSLGTNPKNDLPAMIREFCNRIHFAHIRNVKVFENGDFIEVSHRGRDGSVDVAEVVKAYHENGYTGYVRPDHGRHLWGEEKTCRPGYGLYDRAMGIMYLLGVWDSLDNTMGVK is encoded by the coding sequence ATGAACATGACATGGAGATGGTATGGAGAAGGCAATGACAACATTACGCTTGATCATATCCGGCAAATTCCGGGGGTAATGGGCATTGTCTGGTCACTGCATCATAAGGTAGCGGGCGAAGTATGGGAGATGGATGAAATCCAAAAGGTTGCGGATCAAATTACGGGCAAAGGGTTTAGCACTGCCGTAGTAGAGAGTGTGAATGTCCATGATGATATCAAAATTGGACTCCCGACGCGTGATAAATATATCGATATTTACATAGATACCATCCGGAAGTTAGCCAAGGTCGGTACTAAAGTGATCTGTTACAACTTTATGCCGATCTTTGACTGGACTCGGACGGAGCTGTACAAGGAATTGCCGGATGGCTCAAATGCTCTTTTTTATGAAAATGCAGCCGTTAATGATAACCCTCGCGACATGGTGAATCGTATTCTGGAGGGGGCTGGCGAATTTACGATGCCTGGCTGGGAGCCGGAGCGTCTGGCGAAGCTTGATGAGCTATTCGCCGCTTATGCAGATGTAACGGAAGAGAAGCTGTTCGAGAACTTGATCTATTTTTTGAAGCGAATTATTCCTGTCTGTGAAGAAGTCGATATCAAAATGGCTATTCATCCCGATGATCCTGCTTGGCCGATCTTTGGCTTGCCCCGCATTGTCCGCAGCCGTGATACGATCCGTCGTTTACTTGACGCAGTAGATAGTCCGTATAATGGATTAACCTTCTGCACTGGGTCGCTCGGTACGAATCCGAAGAACGATCTGCCGGCTATGATTCGGGAATTCTGTAATCGTATTCATTTTGCTCATATTCGAAATGTTAAGGTTTTTGAGAACGGAGATTTTATTGAGGTGTCTCATCGTGGACGGGATGGCAGTGTGGATGTGGCAGAGGTTGTTAAAGCGTATCATGAGAATGGATATACGGGGTATGTGCGTCCGGATCATGGTCGTCATTTGTGGGGTGAAGAGAAGACTTGCCGCCCGGGGTACGGGCTGTACGATAGAGCAATGGGGATCATGTATTTACTTGGTGTATGGGACAGTCTCGACAATACGATGGGGGTGAAGTGA
- a CDS encoding GntR family transcriptional regulator, with amino-acid sequence MSTKNDILNLLKREILNLTLKPGTILSETVLSERFQISRTPLRDVLKQLSLESYIDVYPKKGNLVSYIDLESVEQMIYLRSVLEKDIIKGLSGSLTLKGIMELKKNLEEQKNAIHQEHAFEHFLALDDAFHKTLFSLAGHEFLWEQIKFSHVHYERYRRLHTLKQEKLEKILREHHMILDCMTNHETDKVDALVQHHLREDMNSLYLLENFADYIKT; translated from the coding sequence ATGTCCACCAAAAATGATATTTTGAACCTATTGAAGCGCGAAATCCTTAATCTAACGCTAAAGCCTGGAACCATTCTGAGTGAGACCGTGTTGTCCGAACGGTTTCAGATATCCAGAACACCATTGCGCGATGTACTTAAGCAGCTATCCCTCGAGTCCTATATTGATGTGTATCCGAAGAAAGGGAATCTTGTTTCGTACATTGATTTGGAATCGGTTGAGCAGATGATCTATTTAAGAAGTGTTTTGGAAAAAGATATTATAAAAGGTCTATCCGGCAGCCTTACTCTTAAAGGTATTATGGAACTTAAGAAGAATCTGGAAGAGCAAAAAAATGCCATCCATCAAGAACATGCATTTGAGCACTTTCTTGCCTTGGATGACGCCTTTCATAAGACGCTATTCTCTTTAGCAGGACATGAATTTTTGTGGGAACAAATTAAGTTCTCCCATGTGCATTATGAAAGATACCGCCGTCTGCATACTCTAAAGCAAGAAAAGCTGGAGAAAATTTTAAGGGAGCATCACATGATCCTGGATTGTATGACAAACCATGAAACGGATAAAGTGGATGCATTAGTCCAGCATCATTTGCGTGAAGATATGAACTCCTTATACTTGCTGGAGAATTTTGCGGATTATATCAAAACGTAA
- a CDS encoding glycoside hydrolase family 2 TIM barrel-domain containing protein: MNHKRLFNEGWEFAKSTLEVTDGEFLDFHTVDLPHDWLIYNTLDLYEDSIGWYRKRFIKEKDDKQRLLCFDGIYMDSAIYVNHQWVGEWKYGYSSFEYEITDLLIDGENEILVKVVHQSPNSRWYSGAGIYRNVWLKTRDSSHIVTDGIYIHTVQEDSEWRVEVDTDVNFTEEMRLSQTILHQDRVIKTCVEKLSAGEQTQAPSRVSQVLSVDTPLLWSTDEPHLYQLKTELQYMASDQGSEEVWRTIEVVTQRIGFRTIVLDPQEGMLLNGLKIKLNGVCEHHDLGALGSAFNTAALRRRLKILKDMGVNAIRTAHNMPAAELMDLADEMGLLVVSEAFDMWERSKTSYDYARFFKDWALRDVCSWVMRDRNHPSLLMWSIGNEIYDTHADERGQEITSMLMEAVLHYDPRGNGKVTIGSNYMPWENAQKCADIVKVAGYNYAEKYYHQHHAEHPDWIIYGSETASIVQSRGIYHFPFEQSILADDDEQCSALGNSSTSWGAKSAEACIIAERDAAFSLGQFIWTGFDYIGEPTPYHTKNSYFGQMDTATFKKDSYYIYQSAWTNYKSNPMVHILTYWDFNPGQMIDVRVCSNAPKIELQFNGETVGTYDIDHEHGTQLAGWWKIPYEPGELKAIAYNEAGQIIAVDIRESFGDASRICLKADKDTLLADGTDLIFVEITMEDEMGHTVENANNRVQVQVNGAGRLIGLDNGDSTDYDPYKGTSRRLFSGKLMAIVAASLEAGTITVEVTSGGVEGSKLQLQSLPVPDRRVGISANTRNLDMPCVLGNEEEIPLRKIEIVSHSGQQFNESRREMIVSANLYPVDTSYSEVAWSIVNDAGIESNLARIESFGKEAKITALGDGNFRVRCMSKNGTEKTRLISQLEFTASGLGTAFKDPYGFISGGLYDEFKGEVGNGNERGVATSRDGETQVAYREIDFGPYGSDLITIPLFALSNEAYELQIWEGMPDEENSELLADVIYQKESQWNVYQEATYRLSKRLTGISSICFVLQKKVHIKGFSFVKKNRAFEQNHAVDCDRIYGDTFTIAEQGVEGIGNNVSLVFEQMDFIMEGASRLVICGRSPIDKNTIHIRFEEGEESNHQLIEFTQSDGYVERVFELEKVTGEQKVTFIFLPGSQFDFGWFRFER; the protein is encoded by the coding sequence TTGAATCATAAAAGATTGTTTAATGAAGGCTGGGAATTTGCTAAGAGCACCTTAGAAGTGACGGATGGAGAATTCTTGGATTTTCATACCGTAGATCTCCCTCATGATTGGTTGATTTATAATACTTTAGACTTGTATGAGGATAGCATTGGCTGGTATCGAAAGCGTTTTATAAAGGAGAAGGACGATAAGCAGAGATTGTTATGCTTTGATGGTATTTATATGGACTCGGCGATTTATGTGAATCATCAATGGGTAGGAGAGTGGAAATACGGGTATTCTTCCTTTGAATACGAGATTACAGATTTGCTCATAGACGGGGAAAATGAAATTCTAGTGAAGGTCGTGCACCAGAGTCCGAATAGTAGATGGTATTCAGGAGCGGGGATCTATCGGAACGTATGGCTCAAGACAAGAGATTCCAGTCACATCGTGACAGATGGGATTTATATTCATACGGTACAAGAGGATAGCGAGTGGCGAGTGGAGGTCGATACCGATGTGAACTTCACGGAAGAGATGCGGCTTTCGCAAACCATTCTACATCAGGACCGAGTGATAAAGACCTGTGTAGAAAAGCTCTCAGCTGGAGAACAAACACAAGCTCCCTCTCGTGTAAGTCAGGTGCTATCTGTAGATACGCCTTTATTATGGAGCACGGATGAGCCGCATTTATATCAGCTGAAAACGGAATTGCAATATATGGCATCTGATCAGGGTTCTGAAGAAGTGTGGAGAACCATTGAGGTAGTAACACAGCGTATAGGCTTTCGAACGATAGTACTGGATCCGCAAGAGGGAATGCTCCTTAATGGTTTGAAAATTAAGCTTAACGGAGTTTGCGAGCATCATGATCTTGGAGCATTGGGTTCGGCGTTTAATACAGCAGCCTTGCGAAGAAGACTTAAGATCTTAAAGGACATGGGTGTGAATGCGATACGCACCGCTCATAATATGCCTGCTGCAGAGCTTATGGACTTAGCGGATGAAATGGGGCTGCTTGTGGTTTCGGAAGCCTTTGATATGTGGGAACGATCGAAGACTTCATATGATTATGCAAGGTTTTTCAAGGACTGGGCCTTAAGAGATGTGTGTAGCTGGGTCATGCGAGATCGTAACCATCCAAGCTTGCTTATGTGGAGTATTGGCAATGAAATTTATGATACACATGCAGATGAACGAGGCCAAGAAATAACGAGTATGCTGATGGAAGCCGTTCTTCATTATGATCCAAGAGGCAACGGAAAAGTGACCATTGGATCGAACTATATGCCATGGGAGAATGCTCAGAAATGTGCGGACATCGTAAAGGTGGCAGGCTACAATTATGCGGAAAAATATTACCATCAGCATCACGCAGAGCATCCTGACTGGATCATCTATGGCAGTGAGACCGCCTCTATTGTGCAGAGTAGGGGAATATATCACTTCCCATTCGAGCAATCCATCTTGGCTGACGACGATGAGCAATGCTCTGCGCTAGGCAATAGCTCTACAAGCTGGGGAGCGAAGTCAGCAGAAGCGTGTATTATTGCGGAGCGAGATGCGGCGTTCTCATTAGGTCAATTCATATGGACCGGCTTTGACTATATTGGTGAACCTACACCGTATCATACGAAGAACTCGTACTTCGGGCAGATGGATACAGCGACCTTTAAGAAGGATTCTTATTATATCTATCAATCGGCTTGGACGAATTACAAGAGCAATCCGATGGTGCATATTCTCACCTATTGGGATTTTAATCCAGGCCAGATGATCGATGTTCGAGTCTGCTCGAATGCGCCGAAGATAGAATTGCAGTTCAATGGTGAGACTGTAGGGACCTATGATATCGACCATGAACATGGGACGCAGTTAGCTGGCTGGTGGAAGATTCCTTATGAACCAGGCGAGCTTAAAGCCATCGCTTATAATGAAGCTGGCCAAATCATTGCAGTAGACATCAGAGAATCGTTTGGTGATGCGAGTCGAATCTGCTTAAAGGCGGATAAGGATACACTTCTTGCGGACGGTACAGATTTAATCTTCGTCGAAATTACGATGGAGGATGAGATGGGTCATACCGTTGAGAATGCCAACAATCGTGTACAAGTTCAAGTGAACGGAGCAGGGCGGTTAATCGGTTTAGATAATGGAGATAGCACGGACTATGATCCTTACAAAGGAACGAGTAGACGCTTGTTTAGCGGCAAGTTAATGGCGATTGTGGCTGCCAGCTTAGAGGCTGGAACGATTACAGTTGAGGTTACTTCGGGAGGTGTAGAAGGCAGTAAGCTACAGCTTCAATCACTCCCTGTGCCAGATCGTAGAGTAGGTATTTCGGCAAACACAAGAAATTTAGATATGCCATGTGTGCTGGGGAATGAAGAAGAAATTCCTTTACGGAAAATAGAGATTGTAAGTCATTCTGGGCAACAGTTCAATGAATCTAGAAGAGAAATGATCGTTAGCGCAAACCTCTACCCTGTAGATACTTCCTATTCTGAAGTAGCATGGAGCATTGTAAATGACGCTGGGATCGAGTCTAATTTAGCACGGATCGAATCGTTTGGAAAAGAAGCCAAAATCACGGCATTAGGAGATGGGAATTTCCGCGTTCGCTGTATGAGTAAGAACGGTACGGAGAAAACAAGGCTGATTTCACAGTTGGAATTTACGGCGAGCGGTCTGGGAACGGCTTTTAAGGATCCGTATGGATTCATTTCTGGTGGATTATATGACGAGTTTAAAGGTGAAGTCGGAAACGGAAATGAACGAGGCGTAGCTACGAGTCGAGATGGTGAGACGCAGGTTGCCTATCGTGAGATTGACTTTGGACCTTACGGCTCGGATTTGATAACGATTCCCCTATTCGCATTGTCTAACGAAGCCTACGAGCTCCAGATTTGGGAAGGCATGCCGGACGAAGAGAACAGTGAACTTTTGGCAGACGTTATTTATCAGAAGGAATCACAATGGAATGTTTATCAGGAGGCAACCTATCGATTATCCAAGAGACTCACTGGCATCAGCTCTATTTGTTTCGTATTGCAGAAGAAGGTGCATATTAAAGGCTTTTCATTTGTGAAAAAGAATCGAGCGTTCGAGCAGAACCATGCTGTAGATTGCGATCGTATTTACGGTGACACATTTACCATCGCTGAACAGGGCGTTGAAGGAATCGGGAATAACGTATCCCTTGTGTTCGAGCAGATGGACTTTATCATGGAAGGTGCTTCAAGGCTTGTTATTTGCGGAAGATCACCGATCGATAAGAATACCATTCATATTCGCTTCGAAGAGGGTGAAGAGTCTAACCATCAACTGATCGAATTTACACAATCAGATGGATATGTAGAGCGAGTATTTGAGTTGGAGAAAGTGACAGGAGAGCAGAAAGTAACGTTTATCTTCTTGCCTGGAAGTCAGTTCGATTTCGGGTGGTTCCGATTTGAAAGATAG
- a CDS encoding alpha-glucuronidase family glycosyl hydrolase — translation MAKKKTELHNAGYKAWLEYPNIQSSAIRERYASWCYNILTSNQEHPVIKSAVQELTRGIQGMLNIDAIITQSQDIAEQACITIGTFDSHHPLLTHAFSEAERTEVGLEGYVIRTNVEKNCIGIGAATPVGLLYGVFAFLRLLGTGQSIEALDVLDHPVNTLRMMNQWDNIDGSIERGYAGKSIFYAGNEITKDFDRLQDYARMLASIGINAIAINNVNVHRFETMFITDRYLPDIARVADIFRNYGVKLFLSINYASPIELGGLNTADPLDPEVRKWWKAKAIEIYKEIPDFGGFLVKADSENRPGPFTYDRDHAEGSNMLAEALLPFGGIVIWRCFVYNCKQDWRDRSTDRARAAYDHFKPLDGRFMENVILQVKNGPMDFQVREGVSPLFGAMKHTNMMIEFQITQEYTGQQRHVCYLVPQWKEVLDFNTYATDSESSVKRVVDGSMYGNRYSGFAAVSNIGNDHNWTGHLLAQANLYGYGRLAWNPEFSAEQIAKEWIMLTFSAEDEQLIDTIREILLTSWHIYESYTSPLGVGWMVNPDHHYGPNVDGYEYSKWGTYHFADLQGIGVDRTMKTGTGYVGQYQGANVDLYESVTTCPDELLLFFHHVPYTHKLHSGKTVIEHIYDSHFEGVERADQLKEMWQSLEGKIDDSRHGQVADRLHEQALHAREWRDIINTYFYRKSGIPDRLQRKIY, via the coding sequence ATGGCAAAGAAAAAAACAGAATTACATAACGCAGGGTATAAAGCTTGGCTCGAATATCCTAATATCCAATCGAGCGCCATAAGAGAGCGCTATGCTTCATGGTGTTATAACATCTTGACCTCCAATCAGGAACACCCAGTGATCAAAAGTGCTGTGCAAGAACTAACACGCGGCATACAAGGAATGCTTAATATCGATGCTATCATTACTCAGTCTCAGGATATAGCTGAGCAAGCTTGTATTACAATCGGTACGTTTGACAGTCATCATCCACTTCTTACGCATGCCTTCAGCGAAGCTGAGAGGACAGAGGTTGGGCTTGAAGGATATGTCATTCGAACAAATGTGGAGAAGAATTGCATTGGAATCGGTGCCGCAACACCTGTTGGATTACTGTACGGCGTATTTGCATTCTTACGCTTACTTGGAACGGGTCAATCTATTGAAGCGTTGGACGTGTTGGATCATCCGGTAAATACACTCCGCATGATGAATCAATGGGATAATATCGATGGAAGCATCGAACGTGGTTACGCAGGGAAGTCGATATTCTACGCGGGCAACGAAATCACTAAGGACTTTGATCGTTTGCAAGATTATGCGAGAATGCTCGCTTCGATAGGGATCAATGCGATTGCTATAAACAATGTCAATGTACATCGGTTTGAGACGATGTTTATTACGGACCGCTATCTTCCAGACATCGCGAGGGTTGCAGATATCTTCCGTAACTACGGTGTGAAGCTGTTCCTAAGTATTAACTATGCTAGTCCGATCGAACTCGGGGGATTGAATACAGCGGACCCATTAGATCCTGAGGTTCGCAAATGGTGGAAGGCTAAGGCTATAGAAATCTATAAAGAGATTCCAGACTTCGGTGGTTTTCTCGTAAAAGCAGATTCAGAGAATCGTCCAGGTCCGTTTACTTATGATCGTGATCATGCAGAGGGTTCAAATATGCTAGCTGAAGCTTTATTGCCTTTCGGGGGAATCGTCATCTGGCGCTGCTTTGTCTACAATTGCAAGCAGGATTGGCGGGATCGTTCTACCGATCGCGCACGTGCGGCATATGATCATTTTAAACCGCTGGATGGCCGATTCATGGAGAATGTTATTTTACAGGTGAAGAATGGTCCAATGGATTTCCAAGTGCGAGAAGGCGTATCTCCGTTGTTCGGTGCCATGAAGCACACGAATATGATGATTGAATTCCAGATTACGCAGGAATATACAGGCCAACAGCGCCATGTCTGCTACCTCGTCCCTCAATGGAAGGAAGTTCTTGATTTTAATACGTACGCAACAGATTCGGAGTCATCGGTAAAGCGGGTTGTTGATGGATCCATGTATGGTAATAGATATAGCGGCTTCGCGGCTGTTTCGAATATTGGCAATGACCATAACTGGACAGGGCATTTGTTAGCACAGGCCAATCTGTATGGTTACGGTCGACTCGCTTGGAATCCGGAATTTAGTGCAGAGCAAATTGCGAAGGAATGGATAATGCTCACTTTCAGTGCAGAGGATGAGCAGTTAATCGATACTATTCGTGAGATCTTGCTAACCTCTTGGCATATCTATGAATCTTATACTTCACCGCTTGGGGTAGGTTGGATGGTCAATCCGGATCACCATTACGGTCCAAATGTGGATGGATATGAGTATTCGAAATGGGGAACGTATCATTTTGCGGACCTACAAGGCATTGGCGTAGACCGGACAATGAAGACAGGTACAGGATATGTCGGACAGTATCAAGGCGCGAATGTAGATCTGTATGAATCGGTAACTACATGTCCGGATGAGCTATTGCTGTTCTTCCATCATGTCCCGTATACGCATAAACTTCATTCTGGTAAAACGGTCATAGAGCATATTTATGATTCGCATTTTGAAGGTGTGGAACGGGCAGATCAACTGAAAGAGATGTGGCAATCTCTTGAGGGGAAAATAGACGATAGCAGACACGGGCAGGTGGCAGACCGTCTGCATGAACAGGCACTGCATGCTCGCGAGTGGAGAGATATCATCAATACGTATTTTTATCGAAAAAGCGGTATCCCAGACCGGCTTCAACGCAAAATATACTAA